GTTCTAGTTTCAGGGAATATCAGTGAGAGCAGTAGGAAGAGTTCAAGAGCAGTAGGAAGATTCAAAGAACCAAATTTGCCTTTCAGGAGAATCATATTTATCAAAAATTAGTTTGACAATCATTTTTATAATGCtttcttaaattattaaatataaccTTAACCTTAAATTTTCTTCAAATAGCTTGATTCAATAAATACTCTCTGAATACTCAGCATTCAAGTAAGAGGAGAAAGGACACAGCCCCTGAGGAGTAGTCTAAGTCctctgaggcagaggctgatgaCCATGGTGGTTCTCGGTTGGCCACCTTGAAAGATGAGTAAGTGGGCAAATTCTTGGCCACACAGAGTGGTATCGATCTTCAGCCTGAACAAATGAAAACAGGGCTTATCATTTAGAAGACATGCTTCTGCAATAAGAACTCAAATATTTCACCAGAAGAATATTCTGGAAAATGTGAAAAGTCCTGATGTTTAaggaaaggcaaaaataaaaagtgtgaATAAAACAAGTGAAGAGGCAGCATATTTTAGGGAACACACAGTAATTATTTTAGCAAATGCACACTAAAGCAACATCAATTAAGACAAGTGCTGTTCAGAATCATTGCGATAGGGTGAGAGcaatttaatgaaataatgtttCTTGAAGACGATAAAAAATGAGCTTCTGGCCCACAGCCCAAGTTAGGTATGtatgaagaaaaaaagtaaaggacAAAGAGAAATCACCACAGGTAGAGCCTACATCAGAGCTATTTATTAGcatatcttttcttcttagaTTCCAGAACAACTGAAGTATGTACAAAGTCTTACAGCATTCACACCACTTAAAGGCTCCTAGTAGCTGATGAAGACCAAACTAAGGTGGTTCTGCCAAGAGCCTTGGGCCAGACCACTGCCTGGTGCCCTTTGCTTTCACTGCCAGTGCTTTGGCAGCTGGCTCCCAGTTCCTAAAATCACCTGGAGGGCAAGTTATTGGGGAAGAGGCAACAAGAGACAACAAGGTGGAAAGCTACAGTGTTTCTACAGTTTTCTACAGCTGTAACAAATACCCATAGCCTGAGAGAAGAATATGAGCCAGATGACAGAATCACTGCTGACTTGTGACTCTGCTTCACATAGACCACTGTGGAATGGGAGACTGTACTGACAGATGGTAATCTTACTTCCCTTCATGTCCTCAGTGCAAACCTGCAGAGGTACAACCAACCCGCCCCAAATAGGACAACTACAAAGGGAGCAAGGGAGAGAAACAACATGTGTTAGTAGTTCTTGGCCAAaagcacaacaaaaacaaataagatccCACGAAATAACTTTGTTAAACAGCATCTAGTATCAGCTTTAATCATCTTCAGGTGGTTCCTCCTGTCAGATTAATACTAGATATTTCTGAATTATCCCAGTTTGAACAGCATCAACAGtctccccaccttcctcccaATATTGAACCTCCTCCATTTGCTCATCGTGGGTTTTATCTGATTGTCTTTCCTGGGGTCAGTACTGCAAAAATACCATCAATATATACACTGAATTGGACACAAGGCAGCACTGTTGCCCCTTAATGCTCCACAAAGTGGCAAGAGAATGGCACCAAGTGGGCAAGGCCCACCACTTGATTCCATATAAACAACTCTAGCTTGGATCTGTTCTGTCAAGTCATTTTCTGGTAGCAGGTCCCATACATCTCCCCAGTGTTATGATCTCCCATGTAGGCAAAGtggctttttatttcaaaaagatTCTGTGTTCAAATTAAAAGCCAGTTGAAAGAATTTTTAATTAAGACACAATAGCGCAGGGTATAAAAACACAAGAACcacataaatattaaagaaattgaaaacttTTTCCCCCTTGTAAACAGTTTTGATTAAGAGCAAGGCCCTAGTCAGTCAGATTCTGGCTGGAAACTTTTGGCAGATGAGTGTTCAGCAAGACTCTGCAGAGATGTGAGAAGGAAGCCAGGCCAGTTGCCATGTTGACAGGCATGCAACTTGAGAACATTGCACAACAAGCAACACAAAGAGTGGAGAAGCTCACAACACTTCAAGGAGACCTCACAACCTTCACAACTGTGTATGCACAGACAgaccccccctccctcctttctaccACTGTGCCTCTTACACATGGGACACCTTCTGTGACTCCCTAGCTTGTTTGATGCTATATAGCCACTTGATGATTCTAGCATTTCTTTCGATGGCAGAAATGCCATATGGTACCCGGTCATTGGCACTGTCATCATTTCTAAGGTCACTGTTACTGTCCTGAGACTGTTCACAGTCTGAGCTGATCATGCTTGCGCTGCGGAAGTTGAGGGATATGATGTCAGAATTAGCCCTTGCAAAGTTCTCCATGCCCAGGTTTTCTAGCTCTTCCGGGTCGAGTCCACAGTAGTTGAAGAACCTCTCCACATCTGCATCTACTCGAAAATACCTGTCACTCAAGTCTGACTTGGACCTCTGAAGGGAAGGTCTCCGGCTGACCCCACAGGCTGGTTCCACCTGGTCAGCCTCAGGGGACTTCATGGCAGCCACCTTGGGcttaggaggcaggggaggggcagAACTGCTGCAGGGGATGGCTTTAAGGGGCTTCACACTGGTCACTTTGCGGATGTCGGAGGAGCTGTGTGAGACGTGCAGGAAGGACTCTGCAGACTGCTCCAGCAGTCTCCTGCTCACATGGGAGCTACTCTCTTGCGGGCTGCCTCGCCCAGGCGTAGGGTACACCTTCAGAGACTCTGCAAAGGAGTGTCGGTGCAGGTCAGTGGTGTCCCTGTGAGGAGGCCAGTTTCGGGAGCTGTGCTTGTGGCCAGAGCCAGAGCTGGAGCCCTCGGAGCTGTTGATGATATTCttgaggatttcaagtttgaggGTCTCACGTTGCACACCGCTCTCGGTCTTGGCATGGTTGCCAAACACCTTAAGAGTGGGGCTGCCCAGTGTGCGCTTGGCTCCTGGGCACACTGGAGGCTTGGCCAGCACTGCCGGCTTCACCGGCTCCTGCTTGGCATTGATCACCTCCTGGCTCTTGACATACTTGGCCTTGTCAGCCTCCAGCCTCTCTACCGCACTGAGTCTCTTGGGGTTGGGCTCAGCCTGCCTGCGGAAGTAGTCGGGTCCTTTGTTCAGGATGCGGAGGGGTACCGCCGATGTGAAGGTGCCCGCGGGACTGACCGGCTTCACCATGCTACCTGTCTGTAGCGTCTCCGTGGGCATGGTGGGCGGTCTTTCCCCGGCAGCCGTGGTGGATGCTCTTCTGGGCGCCTCTGGCGGGCCTGAACAGACACATGTACACGAAGCACAAAGGGCAGACGAAGGATCCTGGAAGCAGTGTCAGCTGCAGCTGCTCCTCATCTCACAGCTCATTAACCGCCGCTGTGGCTTCAGCACACTTTTCTCCCCTTCCAGGCGGCCCCTGCACAAAAGGCCACAAGCCACAAGTTCCTTTTAATCGGCTTGGctgcctcctttcttctccctgaaGGCTGTGGGAGTCTCCTTCAGGTCTTTGTGCTCAACTGCAGGCAGAGCTGAAACACAAAACAACCAACCGCGGGTTAGGAGGGGCGGGTGACATCACGGCTCTAGCAACAGAAGAACCCGCAGTGCTTCCACCCCTGTGGTACCCCGCCCGCCAAGGGCCCCCCAAAGCTAATGAAGCCTGCAGCTGGCAATTCCCGGTTAACCGCGCAAGGAGGGCAACCCGGACCTCTCCTGGGGCCTGCAGCCAAATGTGGGCGTTCGCCAGAAAGAAAGGGGCTGAGGCTTCCCACGGAACTCTTCCAGCTGCCTCCCCATTGGTGAGAACCGCCTCCTGAACACGCCTGGCTGGCATCACTTAGAGTGAGACCCAGGAAATACTCGTGAATGGAGAACGGAGGGTTCAGCCAAGCCCTGTTCCGTTCTGTAGCTCATTATTAAATGCTAGGGGCTTCCTAGGACCTCCTTCAGCTTTAGTGGTGACATGAGCGATTTGAGCTGCTGCGTCCCTTTTGCAGTAAAGTACAACTTGTGACTGCTTATGGCCAATCTGTTAGTAAAACTTGGAGCAATCATTAATGATTCAAAAACTGGAAAGGTGGTGAGAGATGGGAATggcaagaaacacacaaacaaaagctaCAACCtgtttcagtttgctttctttaagcAAGCAGTATGTTCAAAGCACTGTCCTGGAAACTAATAATTCATGTGAAGTTTATCTCATTACAATGCACTTCTTTTTTGAGTTAAAAATAACTGTTATAGAAATACTTGGATGGGAACCATAGGAGTGGAGAGCTAATAATGAAACATCTTGCTTCCTTTTGCTAGTAGG
This DNA window, taken from Cricetulus griseus strain 17A/GY chromosome 2, alternate assembly CriGri-PICRH-1.0, whole genome shotgun sequence, encodes the following:
- the Fam110b gene encoding protein FAM110B, which codes for MPTETLQTGSMVKPVSPAGTFTSAVPLRILNKGPDYFRRQAEPNPKRLSAVERLEADKAKYVKSQEVINAKQEPVKPAVLAKPPVCPGAKRTLGSPTLKVFGNHAKTESGVQRETLKLEILKNIINSSEGSSSGSGHKHSSRNWPPHRDTTDLHRHSFAESLKVYPTPGRGSPQESSSHVSRRLLEQSAESFLHVSHSSSDIRKVTSVKPLKAIPCSSSAPPLPPKPKVAAMKSPEADQVEPACGVSRRPSLQRSKSDLSDRYFRVDADVERFFNYCGLDPEELENLGMENFARANSDIISLNFRSASMISSDCEQSQDSNSDLRNDDSANDRVPYGISAIERNARIIKWLYSIKQARESQKVSHV